In the Choloepus didactylus isolate mChoDid1 chromosome 3, mChoDid1.pri, whole genome shotgun sequence genome, taagAAACACATAAGGCCTTGAATTGAAAGTATGTCCCGAGTGCCAGGGTCTAAGCGATTTCAGTCCTTGCGGTGGTGGTAACGCGAGAGCAGAGCACGAGTTACGGCAACCGGAGCCATGGCAGGACAGGCGTTTAGAAAGTTTCTTCCCCTCTTTGATCGAGTATTGGTTGAAAGGAGTGCAGCCGAAACTGTAACTAAAGGAGGCATTATGCTTCCAGAAAAATCTCAAGGAAAAGTTTTGCAAGCAACAGTATTAGCTGTTGGATCGGGAGCTAAAGGAAAGGGTGGACAGATTGAACCAGTTAGCGTGAAAGTTGGAGATAAAGTTCTTCTCCCAGAATATGGAGGCACCAAAGTAGTTCTAGAAGAAAAGGAGTATTTCTTATTTAGAGATAGTGACATTCTTGGGAAGTATATAGAGTGAAATATTCTTGAAATGGCATCATGTGAAGCTGCCCATTCCCCTGAAGTTCTGAAATCTTCTGTGATGTAAATAATTTCCATGTCTTTTATAATAAACTGATAACCCAGTGTctctaaaatttaatttcactGTACTGatataaacatttccaaataaaaatatgtaaatgaaaaaaaaaaaaaaaaaaagaaagtatgtcCCAAGggccaaacagaataaataaagataatttcaaaGCTGGATACATTGTAGTAAAATTGCAGATCAAGGAAAAAGACAGATGCCAAAAGTCAATGAAATATCTTCATCATGTTGAACTGTAAATCTAGAATTCTACACCCAACTAAAATTATTCAAAAGTGAgagtaaaattaatatatttaaaaatatacaaagactAACTGAGTTTACCACTCATAGATCCTTACTGAAAGACCTACTAatacagggtttctcaacctatTAACATTTTAGTCCTGGTAATTCTTTGTAATTTGGGGGATGTCCTGTGCagtataggatgtttagcagcatccctggcctctacccaatAGACATCATACCATCCCCCAATTGTGACAATCAAAattatctccagacattgctgaaTGTCCCTTGGCGACAAAACTGTCCCTGCTTAAGAACCACTAGACCAATGGATAATCTTAAGCAAGAAGAAAAGTAAACCCAGGGGGAAGgtatgaagaggaaaaaataaatgaattaataaaatatattggtTAATTTAATTAATACTTACTATAGAAATAGTGacctttttatttatatgtagTTTCCTAATAAGGTGAAATAAGTAATAGACAACAATAACAAAGAaggtatgtatatgtgtgttaagATGGGTAAGTTATTGTCTTGTTTGGAAGGAGAATAGGGACAACATATAGCTTTAGATTTTGTTAGGAAAAATTGTTGTTAAATGTGAATCATAAATATCTAAAGGAACAAAAGGAATAAATTAGCTTGTAGTGGGGGAATACAGAAAATTTTATCTATCTAatagaaagcaggaaagaaagagaaaaaaacagagaaagaaaaaatgagatggtagaaataaatccaaatatatcaaATAATATAGCAGCAAGCATATTACAAACATATCAGTAGTTACATTTTATATAGAAGGATTAAAGTCTCCCATTAAAAGactggaaaatacaaaaaaaaaaaaaaaaaaaaagactggattTAAACCAAATCCAGCTATATCTTGTTTACAAGTAAGTTTTCCTCCCAGCCCTGTACCTCAGTCATCAACTTCCAGAAGTAATACTGTTGTCAGTTTTTTGTAAGTTATTTCAGAgtattatatatttgtgtgtgtaaatgtatgtttatgtgtgtgtgtatatatatatataatatatacatatatatgctttctaaaatttaatgtttgcttttaggtagttttaaatttacagaaatattgcaaaaataatagagagTTCCTGTATATTCCAGACCCAGTGTCCCTATTATTCACATTTCATCTTACTATAGTAAGTACTTTAtatttgtcacaactaatgaaCTAACACTGAGAGATTGTAATCAAGTAAAGTCcttactttattcagatttcct is a window encoding:
- the LOC119529540 gene encoding 10 kDa heat shock protein, mitochondrial, with protein sequence MAGQAFRKFLPLFDRVLVERSAAETVTKGGIMLPEKSQGKVLQATVLAVGSGAKGKGGQIEPVSVKVGDKVLLPEYGGTKVVLEEKEYFLFRDSDILGKYIE